In Zobellia roscoffensis, the following are encoded in one genomic region:
- a CDS encoding SDR family NAD(P)-dependent oxidoreductase, producing the protein MKKNILLIGGSYGIGLEMAKLLTENYTVYAASRTSEELNGTNIIHIPFDVNTDVLDVSNLPNELHGFAYCPGSINLKPFKMMSLDTFESDMQLNFFSMVKVVKEIIPIMAKGSAVVLFSTVAVGSGMPFHTSVAAAKGAVEGFAKSLAAEYAPNIRVNVIAPSLVNTSLAKRLLSNDKKIEMMSQRHPLKRVGEVEDIANTAVFLLSEKSSWITGQIIGVDGGMSTLNLS; encoded by the coding sequence ATGAAGAAAAATATACTCTTAATTGGCGGGTCTTATGGCATAGGGCTTGAAATGGCAAAATTACTAACAGAAAACTATACTGTTTATGCGGCTTCAAGAACATCAGAAGAACTAAACGGAACTAACATTATCCATATTCCGTTTGATGTAAATACGGATGTACTTGACGTATCTAACTTACCAAATGAGCTTCACGGTTTTGCCTATTGTCCCGGTTCTATCAATTTAAAACCATTTAAAATGATGTCTCTAGACACTTTTGAATCTGATATGCAGTTAAATTTTTTCAGTATGGTAAAGGTCGTAAAAGAAATTATACCTATAATGGCCAAAGGAAGTGCCGTAGTACTTTTTAGCACGGTAGCTGTTGGTTCCGGTATGCCCTTCCATACAAGTGTAGCAGCTGCCAAGGGTGCTGTTGAAGGTTTTGCGAAATCACTGGCAGCTGAATACGCGCCAAACATACGGGTGAATGTAATTGCCCCTTCATTAGTGAACACGTCTTTAGCCAAACGGTTGTTGAGCAATGACAAAAAAATAGAAATGATGTCTCAGAGACATCCTCTAAAACGTGTTGGTGAAGTTGAAGATATTGCCAATACTGCCGTATTTTTACTCAGTGAAAAAAGTTCTTGGATTACAGGTCAAATAATAGGTGTTGACGGGGGAATGTCCACTTTAAATTTAAGTTAG
- a CDS encoding SRPBCC family protein, translated as MKLYQLHSKQSFPISTSEAWTFLSDPNNLKVITPEHMGFKILSGDDRPMFPGQIIQYTVSPFPGYTTKWVTEITHVKEGEYFVDEQRFGPYALWHHKHFIKPVNGGAEMEDIIDYKIPFGILGQLAHPLLVKKQLKQIFSFREQKLIERFGVLENIKKELYFNSF; from the coding sequence ATGAAATTATACCAACTACACTCCAAACAATCTTTTCCTATAAGTACTTCAGAAGCATGGACGTTTTTATCCGACCCTAATAACCTCAAAGTTATTACGCCTGAACATATGGGTTTTAAAATACTCTCTGGTGATGACCGCCCCATGTTCCCAGGTCAGATTATACAATATACAGTTTCTCCTTTTCCCGGATATACCACAAAATGGGTTACAGAAATAACCCATGTAAAAGAGGGTGAATATTTTGTGGACGAGCAACGCTTTGGCCCCTATGCCCTTTGGCACCACAAACATTTCATAAAGCCCGTAAATGGTGGCGCTGAGATGGAAGATATAATCGACTATAAAATCCCCTTTGGAATTTTAGGTCAACTAGCACATCCTTTACTAGTGAAAAAGCAGTTAAAACAAATTTTCTCCTTTCGGGAACAAAAGCTGATAGAACGCTTTGGGGTATTGGAAAACATTAAAAAAGAACTTTATTTTAATTCATTCTAG
- a CDS encoding T9SS type A sorting domain-containing protein — protein sequence MKLSESSGLLYFNDRLITHNDSGNLPQLYEIDMVSLEIQRTITITNAENRDWEDIAQDETYIYIGDIGNNNGTRKDLLVYRILKSEYLTSDTLEAEKIEFEYENQDNFDNNGNSDWDAEALFVLQDKLIILTKQWNNYGTVAYSLPREPGRYMAKELDGYKVNGLVTGADFNPITEQLYIVGYTSILAPFLYVIDGATTNAIFGRIVKNLKIDIGTSQVESIIHVNANTYYLTSEQFERQSFNLSFEPKLYSLLVTNSFLEHEEEEEEEEEEEEETGLDDEGETKTDENQEESEEAVDISEGIDSIDDKADNNSGLIVVKSATETNLIYLVPEDNLILSRAVYDASGRRLLLHHRNEIENSSINISSLKSGIYYLTLSLGGTIVTKPFVVQ from the coding sequence ATGAAGTTATCTGAAAGTTCTGGGTTACTTTACTTTAATGATAGACTAATAACCCATAATGATTCAGGAAATCTGCCTCAGCTCTATGAAATAGATATGGTCTCCCTAGAAATTCAGCGAACCATAACTATAACTAATGCAGAGAATAGAGACTGGGAGGATATAGCGCAAGATGAAACTTACATCTATATTGGAGACATTGGAAATAATAATGGTACTCGAAAAGATTTATTGGTCTACCGCATTCTAAAATCTGAATATTTAACATCTGATACCTTAGAGGCAGAGAAGATTGAATTTGAGTATGAAAATCAGGATAACTTTGATAACAATGGAAATAGCGATTGGGACGCTGAGGCATTGTTTGTTTTACAGGATAAGCTGATAATTTTGACCAAGCAATGGAATAACTACGGAACCGTAGCGTATAGTCTACCAAGGGAGCCAGGTAGATATATGGCAAAAGAATTGGATGGTTACAAAGTAAATGGACTGGTAACAGGAGCTGATTTTAACCCTATAACTGAGCAATTATATATTGTTGGGTACACTTCTATTTTAGCTCCTTTTCTATATGTCATAGATGGAGCGACTACAAATGCTATTTTTGGAAGGATAGTTAAAAATCTTAAAATAGATATAGGAACTTCACAAGTGGAAAGTATTATTCACGTAAACGCGAATACATACTATCTAACATCGGAACAATTCGAACGTCAAAGTTTTAATCTTTCATTTGAACCAAAACTTTATAGTCTTTTAGTCACCAATTCTTTTTTAGAGCACGAAGAAGAAGAAGAAGAAGAAGAAGAAGAAGAAGAAGAAACAGGATTGGATGATGAAGGTGAAACGAAAACTGACGAAAACCAAGAGGAAAGTGAAGAGGCAGTCGATATTTCTGAGGGTATTGATTCAATAGATGATAAGGCAGACAATAATTCAGGATTAATCGTAGTAAAAAGTGCAACTGAAACTAATTTGATCTATCTAGTTCCTGAGGATAATTTGATTTTAAGCAGAGCAGTTTATGATGCATCCGGTAGGAGATTGTTACTTCATCATAGAAACGAAATAGAGAACTCATCAATAAATATTTCGAGTTTAAAATCGGGAATTTATTACCTCACGCTTTCATTGGGCGGTACGATAGTTACCAAACCATTTGTAGTTCAATAA
- a CDS encoding DUF2911 domain-containing protein, which translates to MRKIFLLASIVFATATMQAQIQTPAPSPASKLQQTVGLTEVTVDYSRPSMRGRTIFGDLVPYGKLWRTGANAYTKVTFSDDVKIAGQDVKAGTYSVFTKPGATSWEVFFYTDVDGGGTPKEWDDSKVIAKATSEVYTLPVDIEAFTITIDDMTSGSAHLGMMWEKSYVAVPFEVPTDAKVMANIEKTMAGSPKADDYYAAAVYFSSEDKDIKKASEWMDKAMSETEEPAFWQLRQQSLIQAKAGDKKAAIKTAKKSLEKAKEAGNDDYIKMNTESISEWGAK; encoded by the coding sequence ATGAGAAAAATCTTTCTTTTAGCTAGCATAGTATTTGCCACAGCTACAATGCAGGCTCAAATTCAAACACCAGCGCCCAGCCCGGCTTCAAAGCTGCAGCAGACAGTAGGTTTAACTGAGGTTACCGTGGATTATTCAAGACCTTCTATGCGAGGCAGAACTATTTTTGGAGATCTAGTTCCTTACGGTAAATTGTGGAGAACAGGAGCTAATGCTTATACGAAAGTTACTTTTAGTGATGATGTTAAGATTGCAGGTCAAGATGTAAAGGCTGGTACGTATTCTGTTTTTACTAAGCCAGGAGCTACTTCTTGGGAAGTTTTCTTTTATACCGATGTTGATGGTGGTGGGACTCCTAAAGAATGGGATGATAGCAAAGTTATAGCGAAAGCAACTTCTGAGGTTTATACTTTACCTGTTGATATTGAAGCTTTCACTATTACAATAGATGATATGACAAGTGGATCGGCTCACTTGGGTATGATGTGGGAAAAGAGTTATGTAGCTGTACCTTTTGAAGTGCCTACAGATGCAAAAGTTATGGCCAATATTGAAAAAACAATGGCTGGTTCTCCAAAAGCAGATGATTACTATGCAGCCGCTGTATATTTTTCTAGTGAAGATAAGGACATTAAAAAAGCATCTGAATGGATGGACAAAGCTATGTCTGAGACTGAAGAGCCTGCTTTTTGGCAGTTGCGTCAACAATCACTTATCCAGGCAAAAGCAGGAGACAAAAAAGCGGCTATTAAAACGGCTAAAAAGTCTTTAGAAAAAGCTAAGGAAGCTGGTAATGATGATTACATTAAAATGAATACTGAGTCTATAAGCGAGTGGGGAGCTAAGTAA
- a CDS encoding sodium:solute symporter — MGTLDWIILSSTLLFIVAYGVWKTRGSKSVDDYVGGGKDAKWWTIGLSVMATQASAITFLSTPGQAFHDGMGFVQFYFGLPLAMIIICLVFLPIYHRLKVYTAYEFLENRFDLKTRSLAAILFLIQRGLAAGITIFAPSIILSAVLGWDLRTLNIIIGVLVIIYTVSGGTKAVSVTQKQQMFIIMTGMFITFFFILGYLPADINFSKALKIAGASNKLNIIDFSFDTKSRYTFWSGITGGLFLALSYFGTDQSQVQRYLSGKSLRESQLGLVFNGLLKIPMQFFILLVGVMVFVFYQYNPSPLNFNPAATEAVMSSEYAKDYSILQEGQEKLEAEKKMAQNKFSAALELKEYSAVEEAKQEIISLNVKDSTNRAAAKSLIKEADSTVETNDKDYVFIHFILHNLPRGLIGLLLAVILSAAMSSTASELNALGTITSLDLYKRNIKGPLTDEHYVRATKVFTLLWGIIAILIASIANLFDNLIQLVNIIGSIFYGNVLGIFLLAFFFKFVKGNAVFFAALLTQFIIFVLFYNLIFIHPTGEEKLGYLWLNFIGAAMVIAMALAFEGFDRLLKKPPVSN, encoded by the coding sequence ATGGGAACACTAGACTGGATTATCTTATCGAGTACACTGCTCTTCATAGTAGCCTATGGTGTTTGGAAAACTAGAGGCAGCAAAAGTGTAGATGATTATGTTGGCGGTGGAAAAGACGCCAAATGGTGGACGATAGGGTTATCCGTAATGGCTACACAGGCCAGTGCTATAACTTTTCTCTCAACTCCTGGGCAAGCCTTTCATGATGGAATGGGTTTTGTTCAATTCTATTTTGGCCTTCCGTTGGCCATGATTATCATTTGTTTAGTTTTCCTACCAATATATCATAGACTAAAAGTATATACCGCCTATGAATTCCTTGAAAACCGTTTTGATTTAAAAACCCGCTCGTTAGCGGCCATTCTGTTTTTAATACAAAGAGGTCTTGCTGCAGGTATCACTATTTTTGCACCATCCATAATACTGTCGGCAGTACTTGGCTGGGATCTCCGGACTTTAAATATCATTATTGGGGTACTGGTTATTATTTATACCGTTTCAGGAGGTACCAAAGCAGTAAGTGTTACTCAAAAACAGCAGATGTTCATTATCATGACAGGTATGTTCATCACTTTCTTTTTTATATTAGGATATCTACCTGCCGATATTAATTTTAGTAAAGCGCTTAAAATAGCTGGAGCCAGTAATAAATTAAATATTATCGATTTTAGTTTTGATACCAAAAGTAGATATACATTTTGGAGTGGTATTACTGGTGGCCTTTTTTTAGCGTTATCTTACTTTGGAACTGACCAAAGCCAAGTACAACGCTACCTTTCGGGGAAATCACTTAGAGAAAGCCAACTTGGGCTAGTTTTTAATGGCCTTTTAAAAATACCCATGCAATTCTTTATTCTTTTGGTGGGTGTTATGGTTTTTGTTTTTTATCAATATAATCCATCGCCTTTAAACTTTAATCCTGCCGCGACCGAAGCAGTAATGAGTTCTGAATATGCCAAAGACTACTCTATTCTTCAGGAAGGACAAGAAAAATTAGAGGCAGAAAAGAAAATGGCACAAAACAAATTTTCTGCCGCTTTAGAACTTAAAGAATATAGTGCTGTTGAGGAAGCAAAACAAGAAATTATTAGTTTAAACGTAAAAGACAGTACTAATCGTGCCGCTGCTAAGTCATTGATAAAAGAAGCTGATAGTACAGTTGAAACAAATGACAAGGATTACGTATTTATTCATTTTATCCTACACAACCTTCCGAGAGGGCTGATTGGACTACTTTTAGCCGTTATACTTTCGGCTGCAATGTCATCTACAGCATCGGAATTAAACGCATTGGGAACTATTACCTCTTTGGACTTGTACAAAAGAAACATAAAAGGACCATTGACTGACGAGCACTATGTAAGAGCAACAAAAGTATTTACGTTACTATGGGGTATAATTGCTATTCTTATTGCCAGTATTGCCAATCTATTTGACAACCTCATTCAACTTGTAAATATTATTGGTTCTATATTTTATGGTAACGTTTTGGGAATATTTCTATTGGCTTTCTTCTTTAAGTTCGTTAAAGGAAATGCCGTGTTCTTTGCTGCCTTATTGACCCAGTTTATCATCTTTGTGCTATTCTACAACCTAATATTCATACACCCTACAGGCGAAGAGAAATTAGGGTATCTATGGCTTAATTTTATAGGTGCCGCTATGGTCATCGCTATGGCACTTGCTTTTGAAGGGTTCGATAGATTACTGAAAAAACCACCTGTAAGCAATTAG